One stretch of Akkermansia massiliensis DNA includes these proteins:
- the thiH gene encoding 2-iminoacetate synthase ThiH translates to MSFSEELNGLMDHPSSLVRRFMALLEPVDDARLEAMAQESRRLTRLHFGRTIRLFAPIYLSNECINNCKYCGFSRDNPIIRTTLTVDEVVQEARYLHGLGLRSILLVAGEHPKFVSDGYMQECLDALHSFIPSLGLEIGPLPDDRYAEIVHHGAEQLAVYQETYNREVYETLHTAGMKKNFNWRLDCPERAYQGGFRRIQIGALFGLSPWRREAMALAAHLDYLQKHCWKSALSVAFPRMRPYAGNYEYEPDPELMLDDRHFVQLMAALRICFPRIGMSVSTREPAPMRDALMHLGMTHMSAIARTEPGGYTGVGTATAHLTVRGNQVDLPEDRKGRCKATEQFEISDQRTPEQVVGAIRNAGLEPVWKDWDAALDVV, encoded by the coding sequence ATGTCCTTTTCTGAAGAATTAAACGGTCTGATGGACCATCCCTCTTCCCTGGTGCGCCGCTTCATGGCATTGCTGGAACCGGTGGACGACGCCCGCCTGGAGGCGATGGCGCAGGAGAGCCGCCGCCTGACGCGCCTGCATTTCGGCCGGACCATCCGTCTCTTTGCCCCCATTTACCTGTCCAACGAATGCATCAATAATTGCAAGTACTGCGGTTTTTCCCGGGACAACCCCATCATCCGCACCACCCTTACGGTGGATGAAGTGGTGCAGGAGGCCCGCTACCTGCACGGGCTGGGCCTGCGCAGCATCCTGCTGGTGGCCGGGGAGCATCCCAAGTTCGTTTCAGACGGGTACATGCAGGAATGCCTGGACGCGCTGCATTCCTTTATCCCCTCGCTGGGGCTGGAAATAGGACCGCTTCCGGACGACCGCTATGCGGAAATCGTCCACCATGGGGCGGAACAACTGGCCGTGTACCAGGAGACCTACAACCGGGAGGTGTATGAAACCCTGCATACGGCGGGCATGAAGAAGAATTTCAACTGGCGGCTGGATTGCCCGGAACGCGCCTACCAGGGCGGCTTCCGCCGCATTCAGATAGGCGCCCTGTTCGGCCTGTCCCCCTGGCGGCGGGAGGCCATGGCGCTCGCCGCCCATCTGGACTATTTGCAGAAGCATTGCTGGAAGTCCGCGCTTTCCGTGGCGTTCCCGCGCATGCGTCCCTACGCCGGGAATTACGAGTATGAACCCGATCCGGAACTGATGCTGGACGACCGCCATTTTGTCCAGCTTATGGCCGCCCTGCGCATCTGCTTCCCCAGGATAGGCATGTCCGTCAGCACCCGTGAACCCGCGCCGATGAGGGATGCCCTGATGCATCTGGGCATGACCCACATGTCCGCCATTGCCCGTACGGAACCGGGGGGCTACACGGGGGTGGGAACGGCCACCGCCCATTTGACGGTGCGGGGAAACCAGGTGGACCTTCCCGAGGACCGGAAAGGGCGCTGCAAGGCAACGGAGCAGTTTGAGATTTCCGACCAGCGCACTCCGGAACAGGTGGTCGGCGCCATCCGGAATGCGGGCCTGGAGCCTGTCTGGAAGGACTGGGACGCCGCGCTGGATGTGGTGTAA
- a CDS encoding uracil-DNA glycosylase, protein MTATPNSLFRHYLDSLIQQGTTRTSLTDEARNVLRTWYVTAKQGSRPAAAVPAAPPSPPVSPEPPPQAEPAPASVSSGAPEPPELFPESREPASTVALPEGTMEDKLQYLRDLAQNWQPARELNSLRDTMVFATGNPHTELMLIGEAPGYYEEVQQEPFVGRAGEKLNQILKAMGLSRDMVYISNIVKFRPALPNQRTNNRAPTPEEIEACLPIIMNEIQVIQPKMIVALGGTAAVGLLGIQGSVSSMRGRFHDLNGIPVRVTYHPSYLLRSDSPREKRKVWEDMLAVMERLGMPISEKQRGYFLPRE, encoded by the coding sequence ATGACCGCCACGCCGAACAGCCTTTTCCGCCATTATCTCGATTCCCTGATCCAGCAGGGAACAACGCGCACGAGCCTGACGGATGAAGCCAGAAACGTTCTCAGGACGTGGTACGTGACCGCCAAACAGGGAAGCCGCCCCGCCGCTGCCGTTCCCGCAGCTCCACCCTCTCCCCCCGTTTCTCCTGAACCGCCGCCCCAGGCGGAACCTGCCCCGGCCTCCGTATCTTCCGGGGCACCGGAACCGCCGGAGCTCTTTCCGGAGAGCCGGGAACCGGCCTCCACCGTCGCTCTCCCGGAAGGGACGATGGAAGACAAGCTGCAATACCTGCGGGATCTGGCGCAGAACTGGCAGCCGGCGCGGGAGCTCAATTCCCTGCGGGACACCATGGTCTTTGCCACGGGCAATCCCCATACGGAGCTCATGCTCATCGGGGAAGCGCCGGGCTATTATGAAGAAGTGCAGCAGGAGCCCTTTGTGGGCCGCGCCGGGGAAAAACTCAACCAGATATTGAAGGCCATGGGACTCTCCCGAGACATGGTCTACATCTCCAACATCGTCAAATTCCGTCCTGCGCTGCCTAACCAGCGGACCAACAACCGCGCCCCCACGCCGGAAGAAATTGAAGCCTGCCTGCCCATCATCATGAATGAAATCCAGGTCATCCAGCCGAAGATGATCGTAGCCCTGGGCGGGACAGCCGCCGTGGGGCTGCTGGGGATACAGGGTTCCGTCAGCTCCATGCGCGGCAGGTTCCACGACCTCAATGGCATTCCCGTGCGCGTTACCTACCATCCCAGCTACCTGTTGAGATCAGACAGCCCGCGGGAAAAACGCAAGGTCTGGGAAGACATGCTGGCCGTCATGGAACGCCTAGGCATGCCCATCTCGGAAAAACAGCGCGGCTACTTCCTGCCCAGGGAATAA
- a CDS encoding tyrosine-type recombinase/integrase encodes MLDAASLAVELLSLCGGRRSMRRARKAIFLGAEELRKGEKTVSFSAAVEETLRAKRGLRPTTLRDIRYFTGALMRRCPELKDFPVRKLTPEHCARFLETAFSSRRQRYKGRAVMSGVLSLSLRRGWCGENPIVRVEPPAFRERTIAVLVPEEIKSLRDVVEIPEFRDCAPAVWVMLYAGIRPGEVMRLRWNDVDMEERVISVRSVASKTGGARHVTIHAVLRRLLAEYGAGERDGLLCPPNWPVRWRLLRKKAGWGVHHRFGEWSADALRHTYASYHAKWFRDFPLLQMEMGHRSSSLLRARYLNMEGVSRDRARLFWEVPEHGRKKRIVHC; translated from the coding sequence ATGCTGGATGCAGCCAGTCTGGCCGTGGAATTGCTGAGCCTGTGCGGGGGGCGCCGCAGCATGCGCCGGGCCAGAAAGGCAATTTTCCTGGGAGCGGAGGAATTGAGGAAAGGGGAAAAGACGGTTTCCTTTTCCGCCGCCGTGGAGGAGACGCTGAGGGCGAAGCGCGGGCTTCGTCCCACAACGCTGCGTGATATCAGGTATTTCACCGGAGCCTTGATGCGGAGGTGTCCGGAATTGAAGGATTTTCCGGTCCGGAAACTGACGCCGGAGCATTGCGCGCGTTTTTTGGAAACTGCGTTTTCCTCCCGCAGACAGCGTTACAAGGGCCGTGCAGTGATGAGCGGCGTGCTGTCCCTTTCCCTGCGGCGCGGCTGGTGCGGGGAAAATCCCATTGTCCGGGTGGAACCTCCTGCGTTCCGTGAACGGACCATCGCCGTTCTGGTCCCGGAAGAAATAAAAAGCCTCCGGGATGTGGTGGAAATTCCTGAATTCCGTGACTGCGCTCCGGCGGTCTGGGTCATGCTGTATGCCGGCATCAGGCCGGGGGAAGTGATGCGTCTCCGCTGGAATGACGTGGATATGGAAGAACGGGTCATTTCCGTAAGGTCCGTAGCCAGTAAGACGGGGGGAGCCCGGCACGTCACCATTCATGCCGTGCTCCGGCGGCTTCTGGCGGAATACGGGGCAGGGGAGCGGGATGGCTTGCTATGCCCTCCCAACTGGCCGGTGCGCTGGAGGCTGCTCCGGAAAAAGGCCGGGTGGGGCGTGCATCACCGCTTCGGGGAATGGAGCGCGGATGCTCTGAGGCATACCTATGCTTCCTATCATGCCAAGTGGTTCCGGGATTTTCCCCTGCTTCAGATGGAGATGGGGCACCGCTCCTCCTCCCTGCTGCGGGCGCGGTACCTGAACATGGAGGGAGTGAGCCGCGACAGGGCACGCCTGTTCTGGGAAGTGCCGGAACACGGAAGGAAAAAGCGGATCGTGCATTGCTGA
- a CDS encoding autotransporter outer membrane beta-barrel domain-containing protein, whose protein sequence is MNLRLPLPLRRALLAAMCVLGSQAFAAEYTASTLEEFQAAWNQMANGDTLNITGSIDFEGIELSALPADAAIVLKSDGHGKISNFNYKDMSAVEMQDLNVDGEGTVRVGSMTEGMLSGRSDAGNTLSIEDGSTLDGTWLVLENNKLVAGDGAILNRNDVVTSHATSIETRLDPETGAFISTVVTITPGEIAMELGKDVQINEMDLSMNDGVRGQIVSHGDIALADSTLVSTGAVNTTSVYENEESGTLIGQSESVGARGGIDFSAGAVTMTDTDLSTAGDGDRFTGGEILLGNNSILKATDRAEITTGALVLSHGITRKDEDGAYLPGTSTEESMGLYGDIAIGSGSSIENYDMDAKGSIFIGEGAKLASVTLDAVSVELNSFSMAEGEDGTRTVRITTAVGDQATVSIGANSTLDDVDIYAEGGDIYIGSNTEITGDNDLSGSQMADIWAGDTVGAIDDEGASSRGTISFEGTLKQNADGDYVLASGEYTEGTYGGNVVIGDNATLTMTTVAAENTIILGDNVTYQGTEEASVYHMSAFSDADNSLVHASIIDTDENGDILNGTVTVTERENKITTGRSNTFMNSKAPGRSAAMDISRGGALYAHGDILIGENNRFIGNTAAGSGGAVFAQNNIAEAITYENGERTSKLTTEVLDITVGNGSVFSGNTAGANGGAIASELTTNLAMQEGDNVDDLFENEGANIWIGKNVTFTDNTAAGLGGAIHLMEDRLLLIGSGAFFDGNMAGEEANDIFAEDGSVILVDSAADDVTIINSGISDADYYSLDGGPWTRGSATLVQTGSGDLLYGGRDTEDNGFGGTFIQDSGAGSLIVGHLDDTMVLESAQLGVKDLTDYEINGGGVILTEDSTLAGDTLELNGNAVIEMGEGSSLLLNGITFNGHSSIKLWNAGETGDGRDLTHTAAGTSSVGNITITGADVSELPLFNSAFVSTNAALHEDGTIRLTQNMHGVAAPMQGYSGNVSGAAAGMEQARTGVRDGSAAHRFFETLLGTSSADAAAAMIQSVSGETVVNAAWASNDALKGFAALGRTQGAISAAQGLNAPAAKPIQSADAKGSPIAMAPVASGRGSVWVGGLGSWTNQSARSGIDGYKYDAGGYAVGADCKLSSSALAGVAIGQSYGTFQDKGGLSSYDADSFMAMLYGRYTPAGASKLALDGYAAFGTTSFDGKARMADTSASGKFDSDSFGAAVYATWTEQLRSKLVIAPFAGLEFMTGKTDSFSEHGDLARTFSGARAQNWTLPVGVTLSRTYAAGAKTTLTPSVTVAVAQDLSRLNPKGTVSSELGTWTARGVNVGRTALRVNAGVSAAFGSRWGARIGYSLESRAGLTAQGINGSVSYSF, encoded by the coding sequence ATGAATCTTCGTTTACCCCTCCCGCTGCGCCGGGCTCTGCTGGCAGCCATGTGCGTCCTTGGAAGCCAGGCCTTCGCCGCCGAATATACAGCTTCCACCCTGGAAGAATTCCAGGCCGCCTGGAACCAGATGGCCAATGGAGACACGCTGAACATTACCGGCTCCATCGATTTTGAAGGAATAGAATTGAGCGCATTGCCCGCAGACGCTGCCATCGTCCTCAAATCAGACGGGCATGGAAAAATCTCCAACTTCAACTACAAGGACATGTCCGCCGTGGAGATGCAGGATCTAAATGTGGACGGTGAAGGAACCGTCCGCGTGGGCAGCATGACGGAAGGAATGCTCAGCGGGCGGAGCGACGCCGGAAACACCCTTTCCATAGAAGACGGCTCCACCCTGGACGGCACATGGCTTGTCCTGGAAAACAACAAGCTGGTGGCGGGAGACGGAGCCATTCTCAACCGGAACGACGTCGTCACCAGCCACGCCACCTCCATAGAAACCAGACTGGACCCAGAAACAGGGGCCTTTATCTCCACGGTGGTCACTATCACACCGGGAGAAATTGCCATGGAGCTGGGAAAAGACGTCCAAATCAATGAAATGGATTTATCCATGAATGACGGAGTCCGCGGCCAAATTGTCTCCCATGGAGATATTGCCCTGGCTGATTCCACCCTCGTCTCCACAGGCGCCGTCAACACCACGTCCGTTTACGAAAACGAAGAGTCCGGCACTCTGATCGGCCAGTCGGAATCCGTGGGCGCCCGCGGAGGAATTGACTTCAGCGCGGGAGCCGTGACGATGACGGATACCGATCTGAGCACCGCAGGCGATGGAGACCGGTTCACGGGCGGCGAAATACTGCTGGGAAACAACAGCATCCTGAAAGCCACGGACCGGGCGGAAATTACGACGGGAGCCCTCGTCCTTTCCCATGGCATTACCAGAAAAGATGAAGACGGGGCCTACCTGCCGGGAACCAGCACGGAAGAATCCATGGGGCTGTATGGCGACATCGCCATCGGCAGCGGCAGCTCCATTGAAAATTATGACATGGACGCGAAAGGCTCCATCTTCATCGGAGAAGGGGCAAAGCTGGCATCCGTCACGCTGGATGCCGTATCCGTGGAACTGAATTCCTTCTCCATGGCTGAAGGGGAAGACGGAACCCGTACCGTCCGCATAACCACCGCAGTAGGAGACCAGGCCACCGTTTCCATCGGGGCCAATTCCACGCTGGACGACGTGGATATCTATGCGGAAGGCGGAGACATCTACATCGGCAGCAATACTGAAATCACCGGGGACAACGACCTTTCCGGCAGCCAGATGGCCGATATCTGGGCCGGGGATACGGTGGGAGCCATTGACGACGAAGGCGCCTCCTCCCGCGGAACCATCTCCTTTGAAGGAACGCTCAAGCAGAACGCGGACGGCGACTATGTGCTGGCCTCCGGCGAATACACGGAAGGAACTTATGGCGGGAACGTAGTCATTGGCGACAACGCTACGCTGACCATGACCACCGTAGCCGCGGAAAACACCATCATACTAGGGGACAACGTGACCTATCAGGGAACGGAAGAAGCGTCCGTCTACCACATGAGCGCCTTCAGCGATGCGGATAACAGCCTCGTCCACGCCAGCATCATTGACACGGATGAAAACGGAGACATCCTCAACGGAACCGTTACCGTTACGGAACGTGAAAACAAAATCACCACGGGCCGCAGCAACACGTTCATGAACAGCAAGGCCCCGGGCAGGTCCGCCGCCATGGATATTTCCAGAGGGGGCGCCCTCTACGCGCACGGAGACATTCTCATTGGAGAAAACAACCGCTTCATCGGCAATACGGCCGCCGGGTCCGGCGGAGCCGTCTTCGCCCAGAACAACATTGCCGAGGCCATCACCTATGAAAACGGGGAACGCACCTCCAAACTGACCACGGAAGTGCTGGATATCACGGTAGGGAACGGTTCCGTCTTCTCCGGCAACACGGCCGGGGCCAACGGCGGAGCCATCGCCTCCGAGCTGACGACCAATCTTGCAATGCAGGAGGGCGATAATGTGGACGACTTATTTGAAAATGAAGGCGCCAATATCTGGATAGGCAAAAATGTCACCTTCACGGACAACACCGCCGCCGGACTGGGAGGGGCCATCCATCTGATGGAAGACCGTCTTCTTCTGATTGGCTCCGGAGCCTTCTTTGACGGCAATATGGCCGGGGAAGAAGCCAACGACATTTTCGCCGAAGACGGCTCCGTCATCCTGGTGGACTCCGCCGCGGACGATGTCACCATCATCAACAGCGGGATTTCCGACGCGGACTACTACTCCCTTGACGGCGGTCCGTGGACGCGCGGTTCCGCCACGCTGGTGCAGACGGGCAGCGGCGACCTGCTCTACGGCGGCCGGGACACGGAAGACAACGGATTCGGAGGAACATTCATCCAGGATTCCGGAGCCGGTTCCCTGATCGTGGGCCATCTGGATGACACCATGGTCTTGGAAAGCGCGCAACTGGGCGTTAAAGACCTGACGGACTATGAAATCAACGGAGGAGGAGTTATTCTGACGGAGGATTCCACCCTGGCCGGCGACACGCTGGAACTCAACGGAAACGCCGTGATTGAAATGGGCGAGGGCTCTTCCCTCCTCCTCAATGGCATCACGTTCAACGGCCATTCCTCCATCAAGCTCTGGAATGCCGGTGAAACGGGCGACGGAAGGGACCTCACCCACACCGCAGCCGGAACTTCTTCCGTGGGCAACATCACCATCACCGGAGCCGATGTCAGCGAACTGCCCCTGTTCAACTCCGCCTTTGTCTCCACTAACGCCGCACTTCATGAAGACGGAACCATCCGGTTGACGCAGAACATGCACGGAGTAGCCGCCCCCATGCAGGGATATTCCGGAAACGTCTCCGGCGCGGCAGCCGGCATGGAACAGGCCCGGACGGGAGTCCGGGACGGTTCAGCCGCACACAGGTTCTTTGAAACCCTCCTGGGAACCTCCAGCGCGGACGCGGCGGCAGCCATGATTCAATCCGTCAGCGGTGAAACCGTGGTCAACGCGGCGTGGGCCTCCAATGACGCCCTCAAGGGCTTTGCCGCCCTGGGCAGGACGCAGGGAGCCATTTCCGCCGCACAGGGGCTGAACGCTCCGGCGGCGAAGCCGATCCAGTCCGCAGACGCGAAGGGCTCCCCCATCGCCATGGCGCCGGTGGCCTCAGGCCGCGGCTCCGTATGGGTGGGCGGACTGGGTTCCTGGACGAACCAGAGCGCACGGAGCGGCATCGACGGCTACAAATACGACGCAGGCGGCTATGCCGTGGGCGCGGACTGCAAGCTCTCCTCCTCCGCCCTGGCTGGGGTAGCCATCGGCCAGTCCTACGGAACCTTCCAGGACAAGGGAGGGTTGTCCAGCTATGACGCGGACTCCTTCATGGCCATGCTTTACGGCCGCTACACGCCCGCAGGGGCTTCCAAGCTGGCCCTGGACGGTTATGCCGCCTTCGGCACCACGTCCTTTGACGGAAAGGCCCGCATGGCGGACACCTCCGCCAGCGGGAAATTTGATTCCGACTCCTTCGGAGCCGCCGTCTATGCCACTTGGACGGAACAGCTCCGCAGCAAACTGGTCATCGCGCCGTTTGCCGGGCTGGAATTCATGACCGGGAAGACGGACAGCTTCTCCGAACACGGAGACCTGGCCCGGACCTTCAGCGGAGCACGCGCCCAGAACTGGACGCTGCCCGTAGGCGTCACTCTCTCCCGCACCTATGCGGCAGGCGCCAAAACCACGCTGACGCCCAGCGTGACGGTTGCCGTGGCGCAGGACCTCAGCCGCCTCAACCCCAAGGGAACCGTCAGCAGTGAGCTGGGAACCTGGACGGCGCGCGGCGTTAACGTAGGCCGCACCGCCCTGCGCGTCAACGCAGGGGTAAGCGCCGCCTTCGGCAGCAGATGGGGAGCCCGCATCGGGTACTCCCTGGAAAGCAGGGCCGGGCTGACGGCCCAGGGAATCAACGGCTCCGTCAGTTACTCATTCTAA
- the ilvD gene encoding dihydroxy-acid dehydratase, whose amino-acid sequence MRSDRVKAGFERAPHRSLMRATGMTDEDLSRPFIAICNSFNEVIPGHVHLNKVAALIKEEVRKAGGTPVEFNLPGVCDGIAMGHGGMKFSLASRELIADSVETMLSAHAFDAMICIPNCDKIVPGMIMGALRCNIPTIFCSGGPMAAGMAEDGTVLDLNSVFEAVARFKAGKINAEELHSLECRACPGAGSCSGMFTANSMNCLSEVIGLALPGNGSLLATSEERKEFWKQTARRAVEMAKADGPLPRDIVNRDAIDNAFAIDMAMGGSSNTVLHTLAIAREAGVEYDLQRINDISKRTPNICKVAPSSRFHMQDVLRAGGVSAIIHEIARIPGALHLDSMTVSGKTLGETVEGCGITDETVIHPLEKAYSRDGGLAILFGNLAQEGAVVKKAGVHPDMMSFRGPAVIFESQEEACEGILAGKVKSGDVVVIRNEGPKGGPGMQEMLAPTSYIMGQGLGAEVALITDGRFSGATHGACIGHISPEAAEGGLIGLLRNGDIIEYSIPDRTLNAHLSEDEIARRRAEWQPTYNKVSSSWLSRYRHLATNASNGAVLRRGE is encoded by the coding sequence ATGCGAAGCGATAGAGTTAAAGCAGGGTTCGAGCGTGCGCCGCACCGCAGTCTGATGCGTGCCACGGGGATGACGGATGAGGATTTAAGCCGTCCTTTCATTGCCATTTGCAATTCCTTTAATGAGGTGATTCCGGGCCATGTCCACCTGAACAAGGTAGCCGCCCTCATCAAGGAGGAAGTGCGCAAGGCCGGAGGAACTCCCGTGGAGTTCAACCTGCCCGGCGTTTGTGACGGCATTGCCATGGGCCACGGCGGCATGAAGTTTTCCCTGGCCAGCCGTGAGTTGATCGCGGACAGCGTGGAGACGATGCTGAGCGCCCACGCGTTTGACGCCATGATCTGCATTCCGAATTGCGACAAGATTGTTCCCGGCATGATCATGGGCGCCCTGCGCTGCAATATTCCCACTATTTTCTGCAGCGGCGGCCCGATGGCCGCCGGCATGGCGGAGGACGGCACCGTACTGGACCTGAACAGCGTGTTTGAGGCCGTCGCCCGCTTCAAGGCAGGCAAAATCAATGCGGAGGAACTCCATTCCCTGGAATGCCGCGCCTGCCCCGGCGCCGGTTCCTGTTCCGGCATGTTTACGGCCAATTCCATGAATTGCCTGAGCGAGGTAATCGGCCTGGCCCTTCCCGGCAACGGTTCCCTGCTGGCTACTTCCGAGGAACGCAAGGAGTTCTGGAAGCAGACCGCGCGCCGCGCCGTGGAGATGGCGAAGGCGGACGGTCCCCTGCCGCGCGACATCGTGAACCGTGACGCCATCGACAATGCCTTTGCGATCGATATGGCGATGGGCGGCAGCTCCAATACCGTGCTTCATACGCTGGCTATCGCCCGGGAAGCCGGCGTGGAGTATGACCTCCAGCGCATCAATGACATTTCCAAACGCACCCCGAATATCTGCAAGGTGGCCCCCTCTTCCCGCTTCCACATGCAGGATGTCCTGCGCGCCGGCGGCGTGAGCGCCATCATTCATGAGATCGCCAGGATTCCCGGGGCTCTCCACCTGGATTCCATGACCGTGAGCGGAAAGACGCTGGGTGAAACGGTTGAAGGATGCGGCATTACGGATGAAACGGTAATCCATCCGCTGGAAAAGGCTTATTCCCGTGACGGCGGCCTGGCGATCCTGTTCGGCAACCTGGCCCAGGAAGGCGCCGTAGTGAAGAAGGCCGGCGTGCATCCGGACATGATGAGCTTCCGCGGACCCGCCGTGATTTTCGAGTCCCAGGAGGAAGCCTGCGAAGGCATCCTTGCCGGGAAGGTGAAGTCCGGCGATGTGGTCGTCATCCGCAATGAGGGACCCAAGGGCGGCCCCGGCATGCAGGAGATGCTGGCCCCCACGTCCTATATCATGGGGCAGGGCCTTGGCGCGGAAGTGGCGCTTATCACGGACGGCCGTTTTTCCGGAGCCACCCACGGAGCCTGCATCGGCCATATTTCCCCGGAAGCGGCGGAAGGCGGCCTGATCGGCCTGTTGCGGAACGGGGATATTATTGAGTATTCCATTCCGGACCGTACGCTGAACGCCCATTTGAGCGAGGATGAGATTGCACGCCGCCGTGCGGAGTGGCAGCCCACGTACAACAAGGTTTCCTCCTCCTGGCTGAGCCGTTACCGCCACCTCGCCACGAATGCCAGCAATGGCGCCGTTCTCCGGCGCGGGGAATAA
- a CDS encoding response regulator transcription factor produces MATILIAEDDHAISDLVAYNLERAGHTPLAAYDGLTALEVARRDRPELILLDQMMPGMDGHGVLRELRRDSRTQNIPVIFLTAKAQAEDRIQGLELGADDYVTKPFSPKELVLRVGSVLKRCEHTPGSVIAEYGPFTFDKNALKFYIDKEEVDLTATEFKLMIYMIEREGQTLNRNDLLSCVWGYSHQAQSRTLDTHMKRLRQKLAPYADCIETVRSIGYRFTLPGRRPPEEEV; encoded by the coding sequence ATGGCAACCATTCTTATCGCTGAAGACGATCACGCCATCTCAGACCTCGTGGCCTACAACCTGGAACGCGCAGGCCACACGCCCCTGGCGGCCTATGACGGCCTGACCGCGCTGGAAGTGGCGCGCAGGGACAGGCCGGAACTGATTCTGCTGGACCAGATGATGCCGGGCATGGACGGCCACGGCGTACTGAGAGAGCTGCGCCGGGACAGCCGCACGCAGAACATTCCCGTCATCTTCCTGACCGCCAAGGCCCAGGCGGAAGACCGCATCCAGGGACTGGAGCTGGGAGCGGACGACTATGTGACCAAGCCATTCAGCCCCAAGGAACTCGTGCTGCGCGTAGGCAGCGTGCTGAAACGGTGCGAACACACGCCGGGCAGCGTCATCGCGGAATACGGGCCCTTCACGTTTGACAAAAACGCCCTCAAATTCTACATCGACAAGGAGGAAGTGGACCTGACGGCCACGGAATTCAAGCTCATGATCTACATGATTGAACGGGAAGGCCAGACCCTGAACCGCAACGACCTGCTCAGCTGCGTGTGGGGATACAGCCACCAGGCCCAGAGCCGCACGCTGGACACGCACATGAAACGGCTGCGCCAGAAACTGGCACCCTATGCGGACTGCATTGAAACCGTCCGCAGCATCGGCTACCGCTTTACCCTGCCGGGGCGGCGTCCCCCGGAGGAAGAGGTCTAA
- a CDS encoding sensor histidine kinase yields MSAIDYILIILVLASLYLNWHLVQVCRSAMKARKKALRDAQRLLKRGEEAQEQAIVDKRRFLEALGEAFLLIGPAGHIVLANTLAKELFQEERLEGRKVGALVCNQELLGHVQEAFDTDGPVTKEFTLSAANSPGGVQNGITAWHLDSAITDTPIKEKRILLRNVTQNYLTNQMRRDFVANASHELRTPLTIIVGYLENLMEDNLMEESPGLARKFIGVMHQNSQRLMNIIEDMLMISKLESGHKAILKEQWFHLTSCVDDVFSRLDSIREKKQAALHMNIPPDWELYGDPFYWTQVLFNLVENALKQNTEPGLSVTVAAARTPEACVITVTDTGVGIPAESLPFLFNRFYRVETHHSSEIKGTGLGLSIVKRAVEAHDGAITVSSTPHRETVFTITIPLKRFREEKEA; encoded by the coding sequence ATGTCGGCCATCGACTACATCCTCATCATCCTTGTTCTGGCCTCCCTGTACCTGAACTGGCACCTGGTCCAGGTATGCCGGTCCGCCATGAAAGCCCGGAAAAAGGCCTTGCGGGACGCCCAACGCCTGCTGAAACGCGGAGAGGAAGCCCAGGAACAGGCCATCGTGGACAAACGGCGCTTTCTGGAAGCTCTGGGTGAGGCCTTCCTGCTCATCGGTCCCGCCGGGCACATCGTGCTGGCCAATACGCTGGCCAAAGAACTCTTTCAGGAAGAAAGGCTGGAAGGACGCAAAGTGGGAGCCCTGGTGTGCAACCAGGAACTGCTGGGGCATGTTCAGGAAGCCTTTGACACGGATGGCCCCGTCACCAAGGAATTTACGCTGAGCGCCGCCAACTCCCCCGGCGGAGTGCAAAACGGCATCACGGCGTGGCACCTGGACAGCGCCATCACGGACACCCCGATCAAGGAAAAACGCATCCTGCTGCGCAACGTCACGCAAAACTACCTCACCAACCAGATGCGCCGGGACTTCGTGGCGAACGCCTCCCACGAGCTGCGCACCCCGCTCACCATCATCGTGGGATATCTGGAAAACCTGATGGAAGACAATCTGATGGAGGAAAGCCCCGGACTGGCGCGCAAATTCATCGGCGTCATGCACCAGAACAGCCAGCGGCTCATGAACATCATTGAAGACATGCTCATGATCTCCAAGCTGGAATCAGGCCACAAGGCCATCCTGAAGGAACAATGGTTCCACCTCACCTCCTGCGTAGATGATGTCTTCTCCCGCCTGGACTCCATCCGGGAGAAAAAACAGGCCGCCCTGCACATGAACATTCCGCCGGACTGGGAACTCTACGGGGACCCCTTCTACTGGACGCAGGTTCTGTTCAACCTGGTGGAAAACGCTCTCAAGCAAAACACGGAACCGGGCCTTTCCGTCACTGTGGCCGCGGCCAGAACACCGGAAGCCTGCGTGATCACCGTCACGGACACGGGCGTAGGCATCCCCGCGGAAAGCCTTCCCTTCCTCTTTAACCGCTTCTACCGGGTGGAAACCCACCACTCCTCGGAAATCAAGGGAACGGGCCTGGGCCTTTCCATCGTCAAACGCGCCGTGGAGGCTCACGACGGCGCCATCACCGTCTCCAGCACTCCCCACCGGGAAACCGTCTTCACCATCACCATTCCTCTGAAACGGTTCCGGGAAGAAAAGGAGGCATAA